In a single window of the Gemmatimonadaceae bacterium genome:
- a CDS encoding carboxypeptidase regulatory-like domain-containing protein — MLELRAEIIHLEDDMARLTIPLDASGIEGLDPKQPVKVLLASGDRPVAAQAVTFDKKGQAQAAFDLDNTPGGLRVVVGPPDASDDELLGLQTIGIDVPRRRFRDRDDLVLPAIRITPFYWFWWLRWCRTFTIRGRVLCADGSPVPGAVVCAYDVDAWWWWWSRQQVGCATTDANGAFTLTFRWCCGWWPWWWWRLRRWYVEPKLADLIVGALQREPRLPRIPLPDPAPDLSVFQPLLGNAAAAPVLRTSRSARTARTAVLDPTALDSLRSHLVTQLPAIPALDALRLWPWHPWQPWWDCTPDIVFRATQNCGGVEQVIVNEGWFDARWNIDQVSDVTLTASDNACCIPLNGCLEGECLAISHACTVDLDDIGGNPGAVLTPVGYAHPNLVDNRGDAPFAERVDIRGTAQCLTDVDYYEIEYSTDGVNWLLVPAPALGSFSRQYWDFVANSSTYAGFSAQVPIDGHHVYETVEHYEATHTPADWGATKVWLGTNIDLIVPWLTAPTFSDGTYSLRVVGYDEAAGVLSNRRVINVCDSATEAHITIRTDNQSTFPAPGPVDNPCGSGTTHNCTNEPNTDILDARIVHSGGGHTTIGPCGDVRLAAGDVLEVDFVAHDAQGHLAFYSLIATYGENLARDLIALGGTLTPLPGGAPPVPAAAQVGPDYVAARSFPQNAAAPTWTGGAIRLSIAAATAFPESCCYQLELRAYKRTIVSCDPNFFHRNLSERSFQVSL, encoded by the coding sequence ATGCTCGAACTCCGCGCGGAGATCATTCACCTGGAGGACGACATGGCACGACTGACGATTCCCCTCGACGCGTCCGGCATCGAGGGACTGGACCCCAAGCAGCCGGTGAAGGTGCTGCTCGCGTCCGGTGATCGCCCGGTGGCGGCGCAGGCCGTCACGTTCGACAAGAAGGGACAGGCGCAGGCTGCGTTCGACCTGGACAACACGCCGGGCGGGTTGCGCGTGGTGGTGGGCCCGCCAGACGCAAGCGACGACGAGCTGCTGGGGCTGCAAACCATCGGCATCGACGTCCCGCGACGTCGCTTCCGCGACCGCGACGACCTCGTGCTGCCCGCCATTCGCATCACCCCGTTCTACTGGTTCTGGTGGCTGCGATGGTGCCGCACCTTCACCATTCGCGGACGCGTCCTGTGCGCCGACGGAAGCCCGGTCCCGGGCGCCGTCGTCTGCGCCTACGACGTCGATGCGTGGTGGTGGTGGTGGAGCCGGCAACAGGTGGGTTGCGCCACGACGGACGCCAACGGCGCCTTCACGCTCACCTTCCGCTGGTGTTGCGGCTGGTGGCCGTGGTGGTGGTGGCGCCTGCGCCGCTGGTACGTGGAGCCCAAGCTCGCCGACCTCATCGTCGGCGCGTTGCAGCGCGAACCGCGCCTGCCACGCATCCCGCTCCCCGACCCGGCGCCCGACCTCTCGGTCTTCCAGCCATTGCTTGGGAACGCCGCCGCCGCACCCGTCCTGCGCACATCGCGCTCCGCGCGCACCGCGCGCACGGCCGTGCTCGACCCGACCGCGCTCGACTCGCTGCGCTCGCACCTGGTCACGCAACTCCCCGCCATCCCCGCCCTCGATGCGTTGCGGCTGTGGCCGTGGCACCCGTGGCAGCCGTGGTGGGACTGCACGCCCGACATCGTCTTCCGGGCCACGCAGAACTGCGGCGGCGTGGAACAGGTGATCGTGAACGAAGGATGGTTCGACGCCCGCTGGAACATCGACCAGGTGTCGGACGTGACGCTCACCGCCAGCGACAACGCCTGCTGCATCCCGCTCAACGGCTGCCTCGAGGGCGAGTGCCTCGCCATTTCCCACGCGTGCACGGTCGACCTCGACGACATCGGGGGGAATCCGGGAGCCGTGCTCACACCCGTGGGCTACGCGCATCCCAACCTCGTCGACAACCGGGGCGACGCCCCCTTCGCCGAGCGAGTCGACATCCGCGGCACCGCGCAATGCCTGACCGACGTCGACTACTACGAGATCGAGTACTCGACGGATGGCGTGAACTGGCTCCTCGTCCCGGCACCGGCGTTAGGCTCCTTCTCCCGCCAGTACTGGGACTTCGTCGCCAACTCGAGTACCTACGCCGGCTTCAGTGCGCAGGTCCCGATCGACGGCCACCACGTCTACGAGACGGTGGAGCACTACGAGGCCACGCACACCCCCGCCGACTGGGGCGCTACCAAGGTCTGGCTGGGGACCAACATCGACCTGATCGTCCCGTGGCTCACCGCCCCAACGTTCTCCGATGGCACCTATTCGCTGCGTGTCGTTGGCTACGACGAGGCGGCCGGCGTCCTCTCCAACCGGCGCGTGATCAACGTGTGCGACTCGGCCACCGAGGCGCACATCACCATCCGCACCGACAACCAGTCGACGTTCCCCGCGCCAGGACCCGTGGACAACCCCTGCGGGAGCGGGACAACGCACAACTGCACCAACGAGCCCAACACCGACATCCTCGACGCGCGCATCGTGCACTCGGGGGGCGGCCACACCACCATCGGCCCGTGCGGCGATGTGCGGCTGGCGGCCGGTGACGTGCTGGAAGTCGACTTCGTGGCCCACGACGCCCAGGGGCACCTGGCGTTCTACTCGCTCATTGCCACGTACGGCGAGAACCTGGCGCGCGACCTCATCGCGTTAGGCGGGACGCTGACGCCGCTCCCGGGCGGCGCCCCCCCAGTCCCCGCCGCCGCCCAGGTGGGACCGGACTATGTCGCCGCACGCTCCTTCCCGCAGAACGCGGCCGCGCCGACATGGACCGGTGGTGCAATCCGGCTCTCGATCGCGGCAGCCACGGCCTTCCCCGAAAGCTGCTGCTACCAGCTCGAGCTCCGGGCGTACAAGCGCACGATCGTGAGCTGCGATCCCAACTTCTTCCATCGCAACCTGAGCGAGCGCTCGTTCCAGGTGTCGCTGTGA
- a CDS encoding aminotransferase class V-fold PLP-dependent enzyme — MALAPDSAPRPASASLAGATTSRPAAARCPVPPVALDFPPHVMRQLGGEVVERAARHIESIESAPARGDYTGIEDFCRALQEPVPESPAALTPLLDLIFDELVPRTFNTISPGYLAYIPGGGIYPAALADYIASAVNRYTGVWLAAPGLVQLEANALRWLCDAMHYPAASAGVFTPGGSMATFNAILCARERLLGEALRDGVLYTSDQSHHSVAKSARLAGILPDRVRHLPVDGELRFRTDALLDAIAADRRAGLRPFMIVSSAGTTNTGAVDPLDTIADIAAREGLWHHVDGAYGACFHLAPSLQPLLRGLPRADSITLDPHKGLFLPYGTGALLVRDGEALRQVHSASAGYLPENQLAFYDPAQYGPELSRGYPGLRVWLTLKLVGAATYRAALEEKRALALWGADAIAGIPGVVMDAWPQLSAFAFHLEGAALPTRDAENAATTALMERVTARGRVMITGCTIDGRVLARVCVLGFRTHADRLEACVEDVRAVAAELLAGHGSNGA, encoded by the coding sequence ATGGCACTCGCACCCGATTCCGCACCGCGCCCCGCCTCCGCGTCCCTCGCCGGCGCCACCACCTCCCGCCCCGCCGCCGCTCGTTGCCCGGTCCCACCGGTCGCGCTCGACTTTCCGCCCCACGTCATGCGACAGCTCGGCGGGGAAGTCGTCGAGCGCGCGGCGCGCCACATCGAGTCCATCGAGTCGGCGCCGGCACGCGGTGACTACACCGGGATAGAGGACTTCTGCCGCGCGTTGCAGGAGCCCGTCCCCGAGTCGCCAGCTGCACTCACCCCGCTCCTCGACCTCATCTTCGACGAGCTGGTCCCGCGCACTTTCAACACCATCTCGCCCGGCTACCTCGCGTATATCCCCGGCGGCGGGATCTATCCCGCGGCGCTGGCCGACTACATCGCCAGTGCGGTCAATCGCTATACCGGCGTGTGGCTGGCGGCCCCCGGGCTGGTACAACTCGAGGCCAACGCCCTGCGCTGGCTCTGCGACGCGATGCACTATCCGGCAGCGAGCGCCGGCGTGTTCACCCCGGGCGGATCGATGGCGACGTTCAACGCGATCCTCTGCGCGCGCGAGCGCCTGCTGGGCGAAGCGCTGCGCGACGGGGTCCTCTACACCTCCGATCAATCGCACCACAGCGTCGCCAAGTCGGCGCGCCTGGCGGGAATCCTCCCCGACCGCGTGCGACACCTCCCGGTGGACGGCGAACTGCGATTCCGCACCGATGCGCTCCTTGACGCGATCGCGGCCGACCGGCGCGCCGGCCTTCGTCCCTTCATGATCGTCTCCTCGGCGGGGACGACGAACACCGGCGCCGTGGATCCGCTCGACACCATTGCCGACATCGCCGCGCGGGAAGGGCTGTGGCATCATGTCGACGGGGCGTACGGCGCCTGCTTTCACCTCGCACCGTCGTTGCAGCCGCTGTTGCGCGGCCTCCCGCGCGCCGACTCCATCACGCTCGATCCGCACAAGGGGCTCTTCCTCCCCTACGGCACCGGCGCCCTCCTCGTGCGCGACGGCGAGGCGCTCCGTCAGGTGCACTCCGCCTCGGCCGGCTACCTCCCCGAGAACCAGCTCGCCTTCTACGATCCGGCGCAGTACGGCCCCGAGCTATCGCGCGGCTACCCGGGGCTGCGCGTCTGGCTCACCCTCAAGCTCGTCGGTGCCGCCACGTACCGCGCGGCGCTGGAGGAAAAGCGCGCCCTCGCCCTGTGGGGCGCCGACGCCATTGCCGGCATTCCCGGTGTTGTGATGGACGCGTGGCCGCAGCTCTCGGCCTTTGCCTTCCACCTCGAGGGCGCAGCGCTCCCCACGCGCGACGCCGAGAACGCGGCCACGACGGCGCTCATGGAGCGCGTGACCGCGCGCGGGCGCGTGATGATCACCGGGTGCACGATCGACGGTCGCGTCCTGGCCCGCGTGTGCGTGCTCGGCTTCCGCACGCACGCCGACCGCCTGGAGGCGTGCGTGGAGGATGTGCGTGCCGTGGCCGCCGAGCTGCTGGCCGGCCACGGCTCGAACGGTGCCTAA